Genomic window (Ananas comosus cultivar F153 linkage group 1, ASM154086v1, whole genome shotgun sequence):
GGGTCCTCCTAAGCCACATGAAAACATATACAATGACAATTTCTGCTTTAGCCTCACAAAACATTAGTAGCTTCTTCAATATCAAtttccccttttctttccttgttgTTCTTTCACTTCATTCCTCCACCAATTTCCCTCACTAGCTACTACTATTTATTACACGCCTAGGCTATAGAAAAACTAATGCATCGTATTATCATAGAAAAGTGCCAAAGAAAGGGCAAAGTGATGAATCACATAAACATTGAGAGTTAAATATGGATAATATCAGGGGACTTTCTAGATCTTAGAACCATTCATCTAGGCTCTGATATTATATTTAGAGTttgaaaaatgtatagaaataaaaatcgaAACGTAAGGCTATTTcccttaaaattataatttgaaaataaggaGAAAAGCACTACTACTGATTTTAATGATCCAAACTCAATGCAACCTGATTGATTTCGTTCATATCaagaaaaaatatgcaaaattcaAGTTAATTCGTTTCCCATCAAAAATCAACATTAATCAACAAATTTCCATTCAGTTTACGCAATTTTCCATTCCAATACCTCCTAAGTCATGAGATAAATTAACACcggaaaaataatgaaaaggtaATTAAGTGAGCGATTTCTACATTTACCCACAAAATAACTAGAGATTGTAGACGTTGTCGGCAGCGGTGAAGTGGATGATGCCGGCGATTTGGTGGTGCTCGAGGAAGCTCGAGCTCGGAGAGGAGGGGTGGAGGGTGGGGCGTTCGTGTGAGGTCGACGCAGGGGAGAGGCACggttgtgacgccccaactttccaggggtcacccatcttaggattactcccgtcctagcacgcttaattctcttaacctcttgggcctagccaccacccaaaatacttaagtcggATTAAGAGTTCTtgttctattatatcttatatataggactatctggggtctcacagcgGTGGAGTGGGATCAATCGGGTTGgtttgggttagggttagggttctattagggctcaaaattagatatatttaacataaaattattaGTTGGTAAAAACtatagttgaaaataattgtcgctaaaatataaattaataacaaataataatggCCATTTGATAATTGCCGTTATTAAATTATCGTTAAATGTCTATTTTGTTATAGTGGAAGAAATAATTGCTTGCCAAACATATTCTTCAAATGACTATTCAAATCCCCGCACCTTTCCCTGCTTGTAATCGCGGCAGAAAAGGATCCTGGTTAGTGCACCTTGGCCCATTTACTACAAATAGTGTATAAGTTTTTCAACCATAGATTTCTCTCAaggtcatagtccttcaacatAGCAAACCATTTTTCCTCTATTTTCTCCACCAATCGAGCTTCATAAACACAATCCTTTAATGCTGTAGAGAATTTTGTATACTTGTTGATAATGCAACGGAGGTTGATGTTGGCATATTGAAAAATATGTCAAACACACAAACTATGTTAATTTAGTATTTGGAAGGTCCGTTGCAATTTCTTTGCACATGGCTTTACATTGATCGGAATAGGATGCTTGGTGGACAAACACTTTCGAAAGGTTTGGAAAGCCGTATAAAGGATTTTGTTGTCTTGTCACACAATAAGGCCCACTTCAAATAAAATCGTTTTCTTATGATTATTCACGTCAAGAATTGGTGCAAACAACATGTTATATTTGTTAGTTTCAAAGGCTGTGTTAAAGGATACAACATAACCAAAATGTGCAACAGTGCAAGTCAACAATCACACTTTAGTCAAAAATTTTTATGCTTATCTTCTTTCTGTTTTTTGCACTACATGatgaatttatttattctttcagATGGATGGAGATGGAGGGTTTGCTTTCGTCCAATGGGTACGTGATGTTTGCACCCAAAGAATGGACGACCTACATAATTTCTTCAAAAAGAAAGGCAACTTTTGACTGGAGGGATGCTAGAGTCGTGACTCCCGTCAAAGCCCAAGGTACATGCagtaagttaattttattttatatattataagacttgttattttttaataccgttcatttatttttattcaacggtttagatttaattttttttgaaattgtgACCTGTAATAGCAGATCACTTGGAGAGAGGTAACGGTTACCAAATACcgaaaaaagggtattttggtcttttaatatatagataattagtaattttatttctactataaaaaatttaaatctctaTTTACTCTTTATTTATGTTTTCTCTCTGTATCTTTCCTCTTCATCCACAGTGGAGATGTAAAGAGATAGGATTCCTAAAATTAATGCCTCAAATTTGGGATTtcaatcaaatcttaaattaatgcttaaattagttgcaaaattaatgataaatttGGGATATTAATCAAATCTTTCTTAAGATTTTGTCTAGTTTAATTACAAACTACCCTTAAatgaaataactttttaatCTGCTATATAATGAAATAACATTTTTAACCTTCATTAATCAACAGTTAAgatcttttatattttctataaaataaagtaccgaatcatttatCATATTATAAACCATAAAAGTgatagattctaattttttttttgaattatagaTTCTTGTTGGGcctttgctgctgctgcagtaTGGGATTAAAAAAGGAGAGTTGCTGAATTTATCAGCACAGCAGTTACTAAATTGCACAAATACTAGTTTCTTACATGGCGGTAGTGAAGAAGGTGAAAACATGTTTGCAGCATTCAGCTATATGTTGGAAAATGGAGGGCTTGCTAGGTGGGAGAACTACCCATACAAAATGCGGAAGGGCCGCTACAATGGTCAACTCGCAAGGCAGCAAGCCGCGCAAATCGATTCGTTTCACATCGAAAACTATGTAATTGAGAATAGATTAAGAGCACTAATTGACAAGCAGCCTGTTGTGGCTCAAGTCTTAGCGAATCGCTCATTTGCCGACTATGATGGAGGATTTTTTGCTGGATATCCTGCTGAAACTACTAATCATGAAGTATTAATAACTGGATATGGAACGGACCCGGAACATAGAGATTATTGGATGATAAAAAATTCCTAGGGCGAAGAATGGGGAGAAGGAGGGTTCATGAGATTGAAACGAGGGGTAGGGGCTTGCGGAATTAATCATCTGATCGGTTTTNTGTATAATGAAGTCGGCACATCAAATGACATCTCTCCATCTGGCTTTGGATATCGAATAATAGTATGCAGGTTagatcaaaacaaaacaaaacctgTGGGATAAATATATTAGAGAGAGGTGATAGAAAGGATACAAACCTTTGTATAGTTAGATCAAAACAAAATCAAAGGTGATAGAAAGGATACAAACTTCTAATCCCCGTCATATAAACAATaacattattatttaatagaataagcgaaataattttaaaattaataatattgttgtggaaaaaaaattaccttATAATCGGAAAACCGATCAGATGATTAATTCCGTAAGCCCCTACCCCTCGTTTCAATCTCATGAACCCTCCTTCTCCCCATTCTTCGCCCTAGGAATTTTTTATCATCCAAAAATCTCTATGTTCCGGGTCCGTTCCATATCCAATTATTAATACTTCATGATTAGTAGTTTCAGTAGGATATCCAGCAAAGAATCTTCCATCATAGTCGGCAAATGAGCGATTCGCTAAGACTTGAGCCACAACAGGCTGCTTGTCAATTAGTGCTCTTAATCTATTCTCAATTACATAGTTTTCGATGTGAAACGAATCGATTTGCGCGGCTTGCTGCCTTGCGAGTTGACCATTGCAGCGGCCCTTCCGCATTTTGTATGGGTAGATCTCCCACCTAGCAAGCCCTCCATTTTTCAGCATATAGCTGAATGCTGCAAACAT
Coding sequences:
- the LOC109716499 gene encoding low-temperature-induced cysteine proteinase-like, which translates into the protein MEMEGLLSSNGYVMFAPKEWTTYIISSKRKATFDWRDARVVTPVKAQAFSYMLENGGLARWENYPYKMRKGRYNGQLARQQAAQIDSFHIENYVIENRLRALIDKQPVVAQVLANRSFADYDGGFFAGYPAETTNHEVLITGYGTDPEHRDYWMIKNS
- the LOC109716506 gene encoding low-temperature-induced cysteine proteinase-like, coding for MELEGLLSSNGCVMFAPKEWTTYIISSKRKILVGPSLLLQHGIKKGELLNLSAQQLLDCADTSFLHGDSEEGGNMFAAFSYMLKNGGLARWEIYPYKMRKGRCNGQLARQQAAQIDSFHIENYVIENRLRALIDKQPVVAQVLANRSFADYDGRFFAGYPTETTNHEVLIIGYGTDPEHRDFWMIKNS